Proteins found in one Bacillus thermozeamaize genomic segment:
- a CDS encoding hydrolase TatD: protein MNLIDTHAHLDDRKFAADLPEVIARAQAAGVRKIVNIGYNRESIRTTLELAHTYPFVYAAIGCHPTDAAEYDDELEAWLAHLVRQEEKVVAIGEVGLDYHWDTVPREVQHQVFRRQIALARRLGVPLVIHNREADEDTVRILEEEGAAEVGGVMHCFAGDWEMAKRCLNMNFYIGLGGLVTFKNAPNAKEVARRVPLDRLLLETDAPYLAPVPHRGKRNESGFVLHVAETIAQLRGMTVEALAEATTVNAERLLGL from the coding sequence ATGAACCTGATTGACACGCATGCGCATCTGGATGATCGGAAGTTTGCGGCCGATTTGCCGGAGGTCATCGCACGGGCGCAGGCGGCCGGGGTGCGGAAGATTGTCAACATCGGCTACAACCGCGAGAGTATCCGGACGACGCTGGAACTTGCGCATACTTATCCGTTTGTCTACGCGGCGATTGGCTGCCATCCGACCGATGCGGCGGAATATGATGATGAACTGGAGGCCTGGCTGGCTCACCTGGTTCGACAGGAAGAGAAGGTGGTGGCCATCGGTGAAGTGGGGCTGGACTACCACTGGGATACGGTGCCCAGAGAAGTCCAGCATCAGGTGTTCCGCCGTCAGATTGCGCTGGCCCGGCGGCTTGGGGTGCCGCTGGTGATACATAACCGGGAAGCGGATGAGGATACGGTACGGATTCTGGAAGAAGAGGGAGCGGCCGAAGTCGGCGGCGTCATGCATTGTTTTGCCGGCGATTGGGAGATGGCCAAACGCTGCCTGAACATGAATTTCTACATCGGTCTTGGAGGATTGGTGACGTTTAAGAATGCGCCAAACGCGAAAGAGGTGGCCCGGCGGGTCCCCCTGGATCGCCTCCTCCTTGAAACAGATGCTCCCTATCTGGCGCCGGTTCCCCACCGGGGCAAGCGAAACGAAAGCGGCTTTGTCTTGCACGTGGCAGAGACCATCGCCCAGCTGCGTGGCATGACTGTGGAAGCGCTGGCAGAGGCGACCACGGTCAATGCCGAGCGTCTGCTGGGGCTTTAA
- a CDS encoding phosphate ABC transporter permease subunit PstC, whose protein sequence is MDKPRQGVEVMARPLATQRRQDRFWDKLIPKIFLILSMVTILTTVGIILTLVLEVTKFFQEVSLLEFLTDTKWTPLIQPQHFGIWPLICGTLLVTGIAVLIAVPIGLGSAIYLSEYAPDGVRRTLKPILEILAGIPTIVYGYFALNFLTQDVLKKIFPDIGTFNALSAGITVGIMITPMISSLSEDAMSAVPRRLRDGAYALGSTRLEVVFRVVLPAALSGIISSFVLAFSRAIGETMIVTVAAGSTPKLTLNPLESIQTMTAYIVQVATGDISHGGIEYSSVFAVGMTLFLFTLVMNVLAQYITRKFREEYD, encoded by the coding sequence ATGGACAAGCCTAGACAAGGAGTGGAAGTGATGGCCCGACCTCTTGCCACGCAGAGGAGACAGGACCGCTTTTGGGACAAGCTGATTCCCAAAATTTTTCTGATCCTAAGCATGGTGACGATTCTGACCACCGTCGGCATTATCTTGACGCTGGTGCTGGAGGTAACCAAGTTTTTCCAGGAAGTTTCGCTGCTGGAATTTCTAACCGACACGAAATGGACGCCATTGATTCAGCCGCAGCATTTCGGGATTTGGCCGCTCATCTGCGGCACTCTGCTGGTCACCGGGATTGCGGTGTTGATCGCGGTGCCGATTGGGCTGGGAAGCGCCATTTACCTGAGCGAATACGCCCCGGACGGGGTGCGCCGCACCTTGAAGCCGATTCTGGAAATCCTGGCGGGCATCCCGACCATTGTATACGGGTATTTTGCGTTGAATTTTCTCACGCAGGATGTGCTTAAGAAGATTTTTCCGGACATAGGCACCTTTAATGCCCTGAGCGCCGGGATCACGGTCGGAATCATGATCACGCCGATGATCTCCTCGCTGAGCGAGGATGCGATGTCGGCTGTCCCCCGCAGGCTTCGCGACGGCGCCTACGCCCTGGGGTCGACCCGCCTGGAGGTCGTCTTTCGCGTCGTGCTGCCGGCCGCCCTTTCCGGCATCATTTCATCTTTTGTCCTGGCCTTTTCGCGGGCGATCGGCGAGACGATGATTGTCACCGTGGCGGCCGGCTCGACGCCCAAGCTGACGCTCAATCCGCTGGAAAGCATTCAGACCATGACCGCCTACATCGTCCAGGTGGCAACGGGAGACATTTCGCACGGCGGGATCGAGTACAGTTCCGTCTTTGCCGTCGGCATGACGCTGTTTCTCTTTACGCTGGTGATGAATGTCCTTGCCCAGTACATTACGCGAAAGTTCCGGGAAGAGTACGATTAA
- a CDS encoding phosphate ABC transporter ATP-binding protein, which produces MNEAHPIVDPEKVIIRVRQLNLYYGEYHALKNISLDIEEHSVTALIGPSGCGKSTFLRTLNRMNDMIKGVRIEGEVRLRDVDIYKETTEVEELRTKIGMVFQQPNPFPKSIYDNVAYGPHIHGIRNKKKLDEIVEKSLRQAALWDEVKDNLKRPAYGLSGGQQQRLCIARALAVNPEILLMDEPTSALDPISTAKIEDLVRELRHAYTIVIVTHNMQQAARVSDRTAFFLNGELIEYDMTEKIFTNPRDQRTEDYVTGRFG; this is translated from the coding sequence ATGAATGAGGCGCATCCGATCGTCGATCCTGAGAAGGTGATCATCCGGGTCAGGCAGCTGAATCTGTATTACGGAGAGTACCATGCGTTGAAAAACATTTCCCTGGACATTGAGGAACATTCGGTGACCGCTTTGATCGGCCCCTCAGGATGCGGGAAATCCACCTTTTTGCGCACGCTCAACCGGATGAACGACATGATTAAAGGGGTTCGTATCGAGGGTGAAGTCCGTCTCCGGGATGTGGACATTTACAAGGAGACGACCGAGGTGGAGGAGTTGCGGACAAAAATCGGCATGGTCTTTCAGCAACCCAATCCTTTTCCCAAGAGCATTTACGACAATGTCGCCTATGGCCCGCACATTCACGGCATCCGCAACAAAAAGAAGCTGGACGAAATTGTCGAAAAGAGCTTGCGTCAGGCTGCCCTGTGGGATGAGGTGAAAGACAATCTCAAGCGTCCGGCCTATGGTCTGTCGGGAGGACAACAACAGCGGCTTTGTATCGCGCGGGCGCTGGCTGTCAACCCGGAAATTCTGCTGATGGATGAGCCCACTTCGGCGCTGGACCCGATCTCGACGGCGAAGATCGAGGACCTGGTGCGGGAATTGAGGCATGCTTATACCATTGTCATCGTGACGCACAATATGCAACAGGCGGCCCGCGTCTCGGATCGGACAGCCTTTTTTCTCAACGGGGAATTGATCGAGTATGACATGACGGAAAAAATTTTTACCAATCCGCGGGATCAGCGTACGGAAGATTATGTGACGGGGCGGTTCGGATAG
- a CDS encoding 16S rRNA (cytidine(1402)-2'-O)-methyltransferase, which yields MKTQRSFEEGGRGRLYLVATPIGNLQDMTLRGLETLKTVDVIACEDTRRTRKLLSHFGIRTPFTSYHEHNQKKQGERILAWLREGKQVALVSDAGTPLLSDPGEALVREAIEEGFPVVSIPGANAALSALVVSGLPAKRFTFLGFLPRQEKALREELRRLRQAPETLILYEAPHRLARLLEMAIEELGDRPAVLARELTKRYEEIVRGSLSECRRWLEEAEVRGEFTVLIAGSGQGVEPEGTHGGEETPCWEEWDIPEHVEAYQRQGMARMEAIKRVARERGVPKREIYRLVHRQTK from the coding sequence ATGAAGACGCAGCGGAGTTTTGAAGAAGGAGGACGGGGACGCCTTTATTTGGTGGCCACGCCCATCGGCAACCTGCAGGATATGACCTTGCGCGGGCTGGAAACGCTGAAGACCGTGGATGTGATCGCCTGCGAAGATACGCGCCGGACGCGAAAATTGCTCAGTCATTTCGGGATCCGCACCCCTTTTACGAGCTATCATGAACACAACCAAAAGAAACAGGGGGAGCGGATCCTGGCCTGGTTGCGGGAAGGCAAGCAGGTGGCGCTGGTCAGCGATGCCGGCACGCCGCTTTTGTCCGATCCGGGTGAGGCGTTGGTGCGGGAGGCGATCGAAGAGGGGTTTCCCGTGGTGAGCATTCCGGGAGCCAATGCGGCATTGAGCGCCCTGGTCGTCTCGGGACTGCCGGCAAAACGGTTTACTTTTCTCGGTTTTCTGCCGCGTCAGGAGAAGGCGCTGCGGGAGGAGCTGAGGCGCTTGCGTCAGGCGCCCGAAACGCTGATCCTCTATGAGGCGCCGCACCGGTTGGCCAGGTTGTTGGAGATGGCCATTGAGGAGCTGGGCGACCGGCCGGCGGTGCTGGCGCGTGAGCTGACCAAAAGGTACGAGGAAATCGTCCGCGGTTCGCTGTCGGAATGCCGCAGATGGCTGGAGGAGGCAGAAGTCCGCGGGGAGTTTACCGTGTTGATCGCAGGATCTGGCCAGGGGGTGGAGCCTGAAGGGACGCATGGCGGTGAGGAGACCCCTTGTTGGGAAGAATGGGACATCCCGGAGCATGTGGAGGCTTACCAGCGGCAGGGGATGGCGCGCATGGAGGCCATCAAGCGGGTGGCCCGGGAGCGCGGGGTGCCGAAACGGGAAATTTACCGGCTCGTACACCGGCAGACGAAATAA
- a CDS encoding phosphate ABC transporter, permease protein PstA: protein MELSKARFRRRKMWNRLAHGLFFLATLVGVLVLAVLIADTIRDGWRHLDWQFLSSFASRRAEKAGILAALAGTLWVIGLTIPLVLVIGVATALFLEEYQGQNRWARFIQLNINNLAGVPSIIYGILGLAIFVRFFQLGFVVLAATLTMTLLILPIVIVAAQEAIRSVPPSLRQASLALGATKWQTISRVVLPAALPGILTGFILALSRAIGETAPLIMVGAVTYIRSVPQGLMDEYTVLPIQIYNWVTLPNLAFRELAAAAILVLLAVLLLMNAIAIFIRNRYQNRY, encoded by the coding sequence ATGGAGCTCTCCAAGGCGCGTTTCCGCCGTCGCAAGATGTGGAACAGGCTGGCGCATGGCTTGTTTTTTCTGGCCACGCTGGTCGGTGTCCTCGTTCTGGCCGTTCTTATCGCCGATACGATCCGGGACGGGTGGCGCCACTTGGATTGGCAATTCCTGAGCAGTTTTGCTTCCCGGCGCGCCGAAAAAGCGGGGATTCTGGCTGCGCTGGCAGGGACGTTATGGGTGATCGGCCTGACCATTCCGTTGGTGTTGGTGATCGGAGTGGCAACCGCCTTATTCCTGGAAGAATACCAGGGACAAAACCGCTGGGCCCGTTTTATCCAATTGAATATCAACAACCTGGCGGGAGTGCCTTCCATTATTTACGGGATTCTCGGCCTGGCCATCTTTGTCCGGTTTTTTCAATTGGGTTTTGTCGTTTTGGCCGCCACGCTGACGATGACGCTGTTGATCTTGCCGATTGTGATCGTCGCCGCCCAGGAGGCGATCCGGAGCGTGCCGCCTTCCTTGCGCCAGGCTTCGCTGGCTCTTGGAGCGACCAAATGGCAGACGATATCCCGCGTCGTGCTGCCGGCCGCCCTTCCAGGCATTCTGACCGGGTTCATTCTCGCGTTGTCACGGGCGATTGGCGAGACGGCGCCCCTGATCATGGTGGGGGCGGTGACGTACATCCGCAGCGTGCCGCAGGGGCTGATGGATGAGTATACCGTGCTGCCGATTCAAATCTACAACTGGGTGACCCTGCCGAATCTGGCGTTTCGCGAATTGGCGGCCGCGGCCATTCTCGTCCTGCTGGCCGTCCTGCTCCTGATGAATGCCATCGCCATCTTCATTCGCAACCGGTACCAGAATCGCTACTGA
- a CDS encoding DNA polymerase III subunit delta', which produces MGMMAIPGLEGIASRLLRQVARRQLSHAYLFTGPRHREKLELARGLAKALNCASPDEHGDSCDRCAHCRRIDHGNFLDFQVVEPEGESMKIDQIRSLQQFLAVRSHEAEWKVYVLCGAESLTVQAANSLLKMIEEPPSPSVAILLAGHRGQLLTTVASRCQEVAFPPLSPQELAEQLQQSGIQPAYARILSRLEVEPEQAKTLVEGEGFAEALNLVIQWGEEVIRHPVKATRTLQALFQSGRDKWVLGLLILWMRDLLLVQLQQEEGLAFVERRSQLVQQAGQWPQEKLLFFLERFFGLQRQKKMNLNLQLAVEEIIFSSWQK; this is translated from the coding sequence ATGGGGATGATGGCCATTCCGGGACTGGAAGGCATTGCGAGCCGGCTGTTGCGGCAAGTGGCCCGCCGCCAGTTGTCGCATGCCTACCTTTTTACAGGACCCAGGCATCGGGAGAAGCTGGAGCTGGCGCGTGGTTTGGCCAAAGCGCTCAATTGTGCCAGCCCCGATGAGCATGGCGACAGTTGCGACCGTTGTGCCCATTGCAGGCGGATTGATCACGGGAACTTTCTCGATTTTCAAGTGGTGGAACCGGAAGGGGAGAGCATGAAAATCGATCAGATCCGGTCGCTGCAGCAGTTTCTCGCCGTGCGATCGCACGAGGCGGAATGGAAGGTATACGTGTTGTGCGGGGCGGAAAGCCTGACTGTCCAGGCAGCCAACAGCCTCCTCAAAATGATCGAGGAGCCGCCTTCGCCGTCTGTCGCCATCCTGCTTGCCGGGCACCGGGGACAGCTTTTGACGACGGTGGCCTCCCGCTGCCAGGAGGTGGCTTTTCCTCCCCTGTCGCCGCAGGAGCTTGCGGAACAACTGCAGCAGTCCGGAATACAGCCCGCTTACGCCCGGATCCTTTCCCGCCTGGAGGTGGAGCCGGAGCAGGCCAAGACATTGGTGGAAGGAGAAGGGTTTGCAGAGGCTTTAAACCTGGTGATACAATGGGGAGAAGAAGTGATTCGCCATCCCGTGAAGGCAACGAGAACATTGCAAGCACTTTTTCAGTCAGGCCGGGACAAATGGGTACTCGGCCTTCTGATCCTTTGGATGCGTGATTTGTTGCTTGTGCAACTGCAGCAGGAAGAAGGGCTGGCGTTTGTGGAGCGCCGCTCCCAGCTGGTTCAGCAGGCGGGGCAGTGGCCACAGGAGAAGCTGCTCTTTTTTCTCGAACGTTTCTTTGGACTTCAGCGGCAGAAAAAGATGAATCTCAATCTCCAGCTGGCTGTGGAGGAGATCATCTTCTCTTCATGGCAGAAGTGA
- a CDS encoding dTMP kinase, with amino-acid sequence MQGVLITFEGPDGAGKTTQLQRVSRFLRERGVDVEVTREPGGTPLGEAIRQWLLSPPGDAGQEMAFETEVLLYAASRAQHVRERLLPALRAGKVVLCDRYVDASYAYQAYGNQLPLQWVEEVNRLAVQEVMPTRTYLLDLPVELARRRLKRREGEGMDRIERRGEAYHQRVREGFLTIARHEPERILVIDASASEEEVARRILDDLREILRDRLTGSR; translated from the coding sequence TTGCAAGGCGTCTTGATCACCTTTGAAGGTCCGGACGGCGCCGGAAAGACGACCCAGTTGCAGAGAGTGAGCCGGTTTTTGCGCGAACGCGGCGTAGACGTGGAAGTCACCCGGGAACCGGGCGGCACGCCGCTGGGCGAGGCGATTCGCCAGTGGCTTCTTTCGCCGCCGGGGGATGCGGGACAGGAGATGGCTTTTGAGACGGAGGTGCTCCTGTACGCCGCTTCGCGGGCGCAACACGTGAGAGAACGGCTTTTGCCGGCCCTTCGCGCAGGCAAGGTGGTGTTATGTGATCGCTATGTGGATGCCAGTTACGCTTATCAGGCGTACGGGAACCAGCTTCCCCTCCAATGGGTGGAAGAAGTGAACCGGCTGGCTGTCCAAGAGGTGATGCCGACGCGGACCTACCTTCTGGATCTTCCCGTCGAGCTGGCCCGCCGGCGTCTCAAGCGGCGCGAGGGTGAAGGGATGGACCGGATCGAACGCCGCGGCGAGGCTTACCATCAGCGCGTCAGGGAAGGATTTTTGACCATTGCCCGGCATGAGCCTGAACGTATCCTGGTCATCGATGCGTCCGCTTCGGAGGAAGAGGTGGCAAGGCGGATTCTGGATGATCTGAGGGAGATTTTGCGTGACCGGCTGACGGGCTCGAGGTAA
- a CDS encoding stage 0 sporulation protein, with protein sequence MVEVVGVRFKKAGKIYYFDPDGWPVQKQDFVIVETARGIEYGQVIIGIKQVTEEEVVQPLKKVLRIATEEDAKQVAANRAAAREAFDICLEKIQKHGLPMKLVDVEYTFDRNKIIFYFTADGRVDFRELVKDLASVFRTRIELRQIGVRDEAKMLGGIGPCGRPLCCSTFLGDFEPVSIKMAKDQNLSLNPAKISGLCGRLMCCLKFENDYYEQVKERLPDLGSIVETPVGEGKVVTVHILEELVKVHLFDSAKVLTFHLDEVRQIVEA encoded by the coding sequence ATGGTTGAAGTGGTCGGTGTCCGGTTTAAGAAGGCGGGCAAGATCTACTACTTTGATCCGGACGGGTGGCCGGTGCAAAAACAGGATTTCGTGATCGTGGAAACGGCGCGGGGCATTGAATATGGACAGGTGATCATCGGGATCAAGCAGGTCACGGAGGAGGAAGTGGTTCAGCCGCTCAAGAAGGTCCTCCGGATTGCCACGGAGGAGGATGCGAAACAGGTGGCGGCCAACCGGGCGGCGGCCAGAGAAGCCTTTGACATTTGTCTCGAAAAAATCCAGAAGCACGGGCTGCCGATGAAACTGGTGGATGTGGAATACACCTTTGATCGGAACAAGATCATTTTTTATTTTACGGCTGATGGCCGGGTCGATTTTCGTGAGCTGGTCAAGGATTTGGCCAGCGTGTTTCGAACGCGTATTGAACTCCGGCAGATTGGCGTCCGGGATGAGGCCAAGATGCTGGGCGGCATCGGCCCGTGCGGCCGGCCCTTGTGTTGCTCCACCTTTTTGGGGGATTTTGAACCTGTTTCCATCAAAATGGCCAAGGATCAAAATTTGTCCTTAAACCCTGCCAAAATCTCCGGTCTCTGTGGGCGCCTGATGTGCTGTCTGAAATTCGAAAACGACTATTACGAACAGGTCAAAGAACGGCTCCCCGATCTGGGCAGCATTGTCGAGACGCCTGTCGGTGAAGGAAAGGTAGTGACCGTGCACATTCTGGAGGAACTGGTCAAGGTGCATCTTTTCGATTCCGCCAAGGTGCTGACGTTCCATCTGGATGAGGTGCGGCAGATCGTGGAGGCCTAG
- a CDS encoding ribonuclease M5 yields the protein MLKEIIVVEGRNDTIAVQRAVEAETIETGGSALSAAVLRQIALAQQRRGVIILTDPDVVGERLRREISAAVPGCKQAFLTRKEAAKDGDIGVEHASPEAIRRALERARSVQWEPVRHLSWEEYAAWGLAGSASAKRLRVQLGEKLGIGYGNAQQMYKKLQRFQITSEEFQQAMLELLGEVGGALDEASDRDAQPDESGSG from the coding sequence ATGTTGAAAGAAATCATTGTCGTCGAAGGAAGAAATGACACGATTGCCGTTCAGCGGGCGGTGGAGGCGGAGACGATCGAAACCGGCGGTTCGGCCCTTTCAGCGGCGGTGCTCCGGCAGATCGCCCTGGCGCAACAGCGGCGGGGCGTGATCATTCTGACTGACCCGGATGTGGTGGGTGAACGGCTGCGCCGGGAGATTTCAGCGGCCGTGCCCGGTTGCAAACAGGCCTTTCTCACCCGCAAGGAAGCGGCGAAAGATGGCGACATCGGCGTGGAACATGCCTCCCCTGAAGCGATTCGCCGGGCTTTGGAGCGAGCCCGCAGTGTCCAGTGGGAACCCGTCCGGCACCTTTCTTGGGAGGAGTATGCCGCATGGGGGCTGGCCGGCAGCGCTTCCGCCAAGAGGCTTCGCGTCCAATTGGGAGAGAAACTGGGCATCGGCTACGGAAACGCGCAACAAATGTATAAAAAGCTGCAACGGTTTCAAATTACGAGCGAGGAGTTTCAGCAGGCCATGTTGGAGCTGCTCGGGGAGGTTGGAGGTGCCCTGGATGAAGCGTCCGATCGTGACGCCCAGCCGGACGAAAGCGGTTCAGGCTGA
- a CDS encoding phosphate transport system regulatory protein PhoU, translating to MSRRGFHDELEMLHQELLKMGSLVEEAIYLSVKSLVERDVKLAEKVIMQDDLLDQMELKIEEKCLQLMALQQPMAKDLRRLGTMLKIVTDLERMADHAVDIAKATIKLQHEPYPKPLIDIPKMASIVQEMVHASIEAYIRQDEELAYQTAKKDDEVDALFKLIFNELVDVMTNDRSKTTEGTQLLMVAQFLERIGDHATNLNEWVIYMVTGQIPELNK from the coding sequence GTGAGCCGGAGAGGTTTTCACGATGAGCTGGAGATGTTGCACCAGGAACTGTTGAAAATGGGTTCGCTGGTGGAAGAGGCGATCTACCTGTCGGTCAAATCGCTGGTGGAACGGGATGTCAAGCTGGCGGAGAAGGTGATTATGCAGGACGATCTGCTGGATCAGATGGAGCTGAAAATTGAGGAGAAGTGTCTGCAGCTGATGGCGTTGCAGCAGCCGATGGCGAAGGATTTGCGCCGCCTGGGAACGATGCTGAAAATTGTCACCGACCTGGAGCGGATGGCCGATCACGCGGTGGACATCGCCAAGGCGACCATCAAGTTGCAGCATGAGCCGTATCCCAAGCCGCTCATTGACATTCCGAAGATGGCGAGCATCGTCCAGGAAATGGTCCATGCATCCATTGAGGCTTATATCCGCCAGGATGAGGAGTTGGCCTACCAAACAGCCAAGAAGGATGACGAGGTGGACGCCCTTTTTAAACTGATCTTCAATGAACTTGTCGACGTGATGACCAATGATCGGTCAAAGACAACCGAGGGAACACAACTGCTGATGGTTGCCCAGTTTCTCGAGCGGATTGGCGATCACGCGACCAACCTCAACGAATGGGTGATTTACATGGTCACGGGTCAGATTCCGGAGCTGAACAAGTAG
- a CDS encoding methionine--tRNA ligase has product MERPTFYITTPIYYPNDNLHIGHSYTTVAADAMARYKRLRGYDVFYLTGTDEHGQKLQRRAQEEGKSPLELIDPIVDWIKDLWAKLDISYDDYIRTTEPRHTKVVQKIFQKLLDQGDIYLGHYEGYYCVPCESFWTEFQARQGDTYRCPDCEREVSLVREESYFFRLSKYQDQLLRYIEEHPEFIQPESRRNEMINNFLKPGLEDLSVSRTSFDWGIPVPGDPKHVIYVWLDALTNYITALGYLSDDPEKRARFERFWPADAHLIGKDIVRFHAIYWPIFLMALGLPLPKKVYGHGFFMMPDGKMSKSKGNVIDPKFLIDRYGSDAIRYFLLREIPFGQDGVFTPESFIQRLNFDLANDLGNLVSRTTAMVEKYFAGVVPSPTAPEELDAQLAQLAQDVVTNMENAMEEMQFSNALAHIWQLVGRLNKYIDETEPWNLAKAPEKRGRLGTVMYNLLEGIRIVSILIQPFMTRTPAKIWRQLGIADQPELLAWETCKTWGLMPAGAYVHKGEPIFPRLDMQREIQVIDESTAAARKRVAENLRIKEAAQQETEAASPEEKAAEQTKQAQNVPEQHLPEMITIDDFRRVDLRVAEVVAAERIPKADKLLKLQLDLGTEQRQVVSGIAEHYEPEALIGKKVLCVTNLKPVKLRGEMSYGMILAASEGGRLVLTTVSGEIPNGTRVT; this is encoded by the coding sequence ATGGAACGGCCCACCTTTTATATCACGACACCGATCTATTATCCGAATGACAACCTCCATATAGGTCATTCCTACACGACCGTTGCGGCGGATGCGATGGCGCGTTACAAGCGCCTGCGCGGGTATGACGTGTTTTACCTGACCGGAACGGATGAACACGGTCAAAAGCTGCAGCGGCGCGCCCAGGAGGAGGGCAAGTCGCCTCTGGAGCTGATCGATCCGATTGTCGACTGGATCAAGGATCTTTGGGCCAAGCTGGATATTTCTTACGACGATTACATTCGGACGACGGAACCGCGTCACACGAAAGTGGTGCAAAAGATCTTCCAGAAGCTTTTGGATCAAGGGGACATCTATCTGGGCCATTACGAGGGGTATTATTGCGTGCCTTGCGAATCTTTCTGGACGGAATTCCAAGCCAGGCAAGGGGATACGTACCGCTGCCCCGACTGTGAACGGGAAGTCAGCCTGGTGCGCGAGGAGAGCTACTTCTTCCGCCTTTCCAAATACCAGGACCAGCTGTTGCGATACATCGAGGAACACCCGGAGTTCATCCAGCCGGAGTCGCGGCGCAATGAGATGATCAACAATTTTCTCAAACCGGGACTTGAGGACCTGAGCGTTTCCAGGACCTCGTTCGACTGGGGGATTCCGGTGCCGGGCGATCCGAAGCACGTGATCTACGTCTGGCTGGACGCGTTGACCAATTATATCACGGCGCTCGGATATCTCTCCGATGATCCTGAGAAACGGGCTCGTTTTGAGAGGTTCTGGCCGGCGGATGCCCACCTGATCGGGAAGGACATTGTCCGTTTCCATGCCATTTACTGGCCCATTTTTCTCATGGCGCTGGGCCTTCCGCTGCCCAAGAAGGTGTATGGACACGGCTTTTTCATGATGCCGGACGGGAAGATGTCAAAGTCCAAGGGCAATGTGATCGATCCGAAATTTCTCATTGACCGGTATGGTTCAGACGCGATCCGGTATTTCCTGTTGCGCGAGATCCCGTTTGGCCAGGATGGCGTCTTTACGCCGGAGTCGTTCATTCAGCGGCTGAATTTCGATCTGGCCAATGATCTGGGCAACCTGGTCAGCCGCACGACGGCGATGGTGGAAAAGTACTTTGCCGGTGTGGTTCCCAGCCCTACGGCGCCGGAGGAGCTGGATGCGCAGCTTGCGCAATTGGCGCAAGATGTGGTGACGAACATGGAAAACGCGATGGAAGAAATGCAGTTCAGCAACGCCCTGGCCCACATCTGGCAGCTGGTTGGCCGGCTGAACAAATACATTGATGAAACCGAACCGTGGAATCTCGCCAAGGCGCCGGAGAAGCGGGGACGCCTTGGGACGGTCATGTACAATTTGCTGGAAGGCATTCGCATCGTCTCGATTCTGATACAGCCGTTCATGACCCGCACGCCCGCCAAGATCTGGCGGCAGCTGGGGATCGCCGATCAGCCGGAATTGCTCGCCTGGGAAACCTGCAAAACATGGGGGCTGATGCCGGCGGGCGCCTACGTGCACAAGGGAGAGCCGATCTTCCCTCGTCTCGACATGCAGCGGGAGATTCAGGTGATTGACGAATCCACCGCGGCTGCCCGCAAGCGCGTCGCGGAAAACCTGCGGATCAAAGAGGCGGCGCAGCAAGAGACAGAAGCGGCGTCCCCGGAAGAGAAAGCGGCTGAGCAGACGAAACAGGCGCAAAACGTGCCGGAGCAGCACTTGCCTGAGATGATCACCATTGACGACTTCCGCCGGGTCGATCTGCGGGTGGCCGAAGTGGTGGCGGCAGAGCGGATCCCCAAGGCGGACAAGCTGCTCAAATTGCAACTGGATCTGGGCACGGAACAGCGGCAGGTGGTGTCGGGCATCGCGGAGCACTATGAACCGGAAGCCCTCATCGGCAAGAAGGTGCTCTGTGTGACCAACCTGAAGCCGGTCAAGCTGCGGGGCGAGATGTCCTACGGGATGATCCTGGCCGCCTCCGAAGGCGGGCGCCTGGTCCTGACCACCGTCTCCGGAGAGATTCCAAACGGAACGCGGGTGACGTGA
- a CDS encoding AbrB family transcriptional regulator, producing MLKSTGIVRKVDELGRVVIPIELRRTLRISERDSLEIYVDGERIILKKYEPACIFCGNAENVIHFKEKIVCKNCLEELTSQND from the coding sequence ATGCTTAAATCAACCGGAATCGTGCGCAAGGTGGATGAACTGGGCCGTGTTGTGATCCCCATCGAACTGCGCCGGACATTGCGCATCTCAGAAAGGGATTCGCTGGAAATTTATGTCGACGGGGAACGGATCATCCTGAAAAAATACGAACCCGCCTGCATCTTCTGCGGCAATGCGGAAAACGTGATCCATTTCAAGGAAAAAATCGTCTGCAAAAACTGCCTTGAGGAATTAACCAGCCAAAACGACTGA